The Cryomorphaceae bacterium 1068 region GAAACCGCTACGATGACTGAGTTTCTGGAACTGCAAGCAGAGCGGAGTTGAAAAGGGGATTCACTAAAGATCCCTGAATCCACATCTCTTTCTGAATCAATGGATTGCTCAAACGTAACCTCAAAGTACCTGTAGTAGGTTGTTGCTTCTTGAGCGTATGAAAAAGACGAAAGGATAAAAAAGCCGAGTAAAAGAAAAACGGTCGACTTGCAAGTTTTCAGGGGAGAGAACATAGTCAAGGTGTGTGATTACTTGATAAAATTAGAATTCCATGTAAGCTTATTTGGGCGCACTCATGGAAGTTATAAAGAATCACAGTTCAATAACCTCGCTCAACTCATTGATCTCTGACGCAAGGTTTCGAATAAAATGATACCAGTAGCAGTCGAAACATTCAATGAAGAAGTACGCCCTTTAAGTGCAATACGGATTTGATCCGTAGAGGTTGCCAAATTCTCGATTTGGATTCCACTTTCCTCAGATCCCATTACCAAAGCTGATGGTGTAGTAAGATCAGCGTCAGTATAGGTGAGTTCTGCTTTTTCGTGACAAGCAATAATTCGGAGACCGCTGGATTTTAAGAAATTGAGCGTTTCGGTAAGATTCATTGATCTGCAAATGGGGATTTGAAGAAGCGCTCCCGCTGAGGTCTTTATGGCATCAGGTCCGATTTGTGCGGAGCCTTTTGTTGGAACAACGACGGCATGAACCCCTGCGCATTCGGCGGTTCGGCAGATAGCTCCGAAATTCCTGACATCAGTAACTCCGTCCAATACAAGTATAAGTGGTGTTTCACCTTTTTCGTAAAGATCAGGAAGCAACCATTCAATGTTCTGGTATTCGATCGGAGAGATGAATGCGATCATTCCCTGGTGGTTCTTTCCAGTTATCCGGTCCAGTTTCGCTTTTGGTACATACTGAATGGGGACTTCTGCTTTTCGCAGACCGTTCACTACATCATATCCGGCATCTCCTTTAAGCCCTTTTTGAACAAGAACTTTTTCAATGGGTTTCCCCTCATTCAAAGCTTCAGAAATGGGATGAATACCGTAAGCAATAAATTCCTTGTTTTTCATAGTGATCTAGTATACCTGACCATTGCGCCAAGATTCGATGGATCTGTACCAAGATGGTTTGTAATAATCTTCTCTGCTGAGCCGATAATCGTTTTCAGTAAAGGGATTGTCAACTTTAATAAATCGAAAAGTAATGGAGAGAGGATTTCGTTCCTCACCGTAAATCCAGGTTTCCAATTGACCTGTTTTGTATATTTTGTTTGGCTCTCCATAAATTATGTAGACTAATCCCCGATCTGACATCCAACCCTCGAGATGCGAGGAGAAAAACTTATTAGCAATCTCCACTCTCCCGTAGTAGGTTTTGATATTCTTTCTTGCGCGATTCCGATCTCCTGCCCAATCGACCCAATACTTTTCCATTTCAACCTTTAGGGCGGGAGCCTCCAAAAGGCTTTTGTATTCTTTTCCACTCACTAAATAGCGAAAAGGCTCAACCATATTTTGGACTTTCTGGACTTCGGGAAACTCTTCTGAAGAAACGAAAAGTGTAAAACCTTCTTTTACCGTGGTATCCAAACGGAAATGATAGAATCCTTCCTGATCTGAAATAAAATTGAATTGACCTGAATCCGCAGTCAATACAAATTGATCATCGGGATTGTAATCGAATGGCTTTGGGTCATAGTAAGCAAAAGGAGGTGGTGGCAGTGGAAACGATCGATTGTAATAGTTGACATAGATGACCTCGGTATCCAGTATTTCGTAGTCTAGTATGTAGTTGGTTTTGTTCTTTATCCTATCTGTAAAGATCGGAGTGGATAATCCTTTTTCAAATAAAAGGAAGTTTTCGCGGTTGTTCGGTCCATACTTTTCGGTAAGAATTAGCTCTTCTGAGCTTTTGTTACTTGATTCATCCCGCATGGTCACGCTTAAGCTGTAGTTATTGCCTTCGGGTAAGTAAATGGTTGTGCTGATCAAAGCCGTTTCTCCTTTTTTCTGCTTTGGTATTGGAGGAACAGAAACGGTCTTTTTCTGTGGCCGGAGGGTTGTTTCTGCTTTACCTGGAATCGGTTCAATTTCCACAATTACTGATGCTTCATATTCTTCATCTGATCTCACATAAAGCATGTTTTCCGTGTCAAATTTGATGAATACGGTAGTGGAATCTGAGCTTTTATGAAAAAGTTTAACCTCGGGTTGGATTTTCAATTTGGCTTCGCCGTAAGAGGTGGGTACTTCTTCTGAAGACACTTCATTTGTCGATGAGCATGCGTGAAATAGAGAGCCAATCAGCACGATACCTAGAATTCCTAATAGTCTATGCGTCCTCACCATCAGCGATTAGATTACTACTCAATTTTTTGTTTGCTCGCACTCCGAGCTCTTCCAATTGTTTAGCCTGACTCACTAAGGATCCTCGGCCGTCTCGAAGTTTTTTCATGGCGTCATTATATGTCGCCGATGTACGATCGATTTGCAGTCCGATTTTTTCAAAATCTTCTGCGAAGCCCACAAACTTCTCAAATAAAAGTTTTCCGCGTTCTGCAATTTCCAGGGCATTTCTGTTTTGGTACTCGTGCTTCCAAGTCGTTGATATGATCTTGAGCGATGCAATTAAAGTCGTTGGGCTTACCATCACTATGCCTCGATCATAGGCTTCGTTGAAGAGACTGTGGTCTGCCTGTAGAGCAGTTAAGTAAGCAGGCTCAATAGGGACAAACATCAAAATAAAGTCTAGATTTTTGCCCGATGCAAACTCTTGGTATTTCTTTTCAGATAGTCCCTTGATGTGATTTTTTAGAGAAATCAGATGATTTTTCAAGTGCCTTTCTTTGACTTTAGGATCCTCTTCAGTGACAAAATCTTCGTAGGCCTTCAATGATACTTTACTATCGACTATCACCCATTTGTCATCTGGTAATTTGATCATTACGTCGGGTTGAAAGCGCCTTCCCTCATCAGAGGAGAAACTTTTTTGAAGGAAGTATTCCTCGTCTTTTCTGAGGCCTGAGCCTTCCAAAATACTTTCAAGAATCATTTCCCCCCAGTTACCCTGTACCTTGGTGTCATTGCGCAGAGCCTTTGTAAGGTTCTCAGCCTCTTCGGTCATTTTGGCGCTCATCTCTCGCAAAGTTCTAAGTTCGGTTTTGAGTCCCGATGTTTCTTTTATGCTGTCCTTGTGGGTTTCATCTACTTTTTTCTCAAATGAGACGAGTCTTTCTTTGAGTGGGCTAAGCAATTGATCAATAGACTCCTTACTCTTTCTGGAAAAACTTTCTGTTTTTTCTTCGAAAATCTGATTTGCAATAAGCTTAAAATCCTTTGTGAATTTTTCCTGCATTGTTTGAATGTCGGCTCTTTGCTCATCAATTTGCTTTTCGACATTCGATTTTTCACTCTCCAATCTGGAGATCAGAACCAGTGCTCTTTCTTTTTCATCTCTAAGTCGCTCTAAAGACATGCCGACTTCTCTGCTCGACTGTTTCAACTCTTCGTTTTTTTCCGTTTCGGCCAATAATCTGGCCTTGTGCTCTTCAAGTTCCTTGAGAATTTGTGGAGAGTTATCTTTTCTTTTTGCGAGATGAAGCCCGGTAAAAACTCCTATAGCCAAGGCGAAAACGACCAATGTTGATATCAATAGAAGGGTTTCTGCACCCATTCACTCAGTTGTTTTTTAGTTGTTCAAGATTACCACAAAGGTACCAACTTCTATTCGTTCGAATAGATCAATAACATCAGCATTCTTCATTCTGATGCACCCCTTGCTGGCAGGCTTTCCGATGAGTCCTTCCTCGTGAGTGCCGTGAATGAATATTCCTCTACTGTATGAATCTACATCTCCACCACGATTTATCCCTTCTTCTTGCCCGCTTAAGTGCAAGACTCTTGAGGTGATAAGGTCTAGGTTAGTGGACTTGGCTTGCAAAACCGGCTCGGCTTTTTCGCCCGTGGGAACTTTTTGTTTAATAATGCCAAAAGGTTCTACTTCTTCTCCGACTTTTTCTACAACTTGGTGCAAGCCTTGCGGTGTTTTGAAACTACCCATTTCGTTGCCCAATCCTTTCTTTGCAGTTGAAACTTTATACTCAGCTACGATCTCATTGTTTTCTACCAGAAATAATTTTTGCTTTTTGACCGCCACGTAAATAAACGAATCAAACTCCTTGTCAGAATACTTGATGGAAAGATATTCCATTAAAAAATTCAGCATGCTATTACTTGTTGCTTCCGCATTAAAGTTTAGCGAAAGCACGGAGAGTATGAGCAATATGGCAAAAGGTCTTTTCATTTAGAAGAAGCTGATAAAACCAAAGTGAATTTTTCCACCTCTGAAAGAAACGTCGTTATCAAATTGTCTTCCTAAAGCATAGGTCAATGAGAATACTCCTGCATTGGTCTCAAAATTCACACCTGCGCCAAAGCCAAACGGAGTATCTGATAATTTTTCTTCCGTTGATTCATCTTCATAGTAAGCCTGATCGAAAAATACGAAAAGGTTTGAATTCTGTTCAAGGATGAATCGATACTCAATCGTTCCTATGGCAAAAGATGAAGCAAAAATGGCTTGTTCATCGAATCCTCGAAGAGTCTTCAATCCACCAATTCTATAGATTTCATTTCTAAACATATTCTCATTCAGGAACATTCCACCTTGCATACGGAAGTGAAGGGCACTTCGTTTAAACAGAGGTAAAAAATAGCCGGCGTCCAGGTTGAAGTTATAGATGTCACTTTTTTGATTTGCTTCTCCTTCCACTTGTGATGTTATCTCTTTCTGACCGGTTGCCGCGGTGGTTTCTAAGTAGTATCCGTTCCTAGGGTTGAATCGATAATCCAGATCTGAGACATAGGCACCTATTCCGAATAGATTTGTTTGAGAATCCGCAAGGTCAGGAGATACAAAATCACTGTTGCCAATGACATTGGCTCCTTGGTTTTCATAAAACACCTTAACCCTCTTATCACCCGGGAAGTAATATTCTAACCCGACATTCAATCTGTTTTGACTAAAGGTCGTATCGCGCCTATAAAGATTGAATTTGAAATCTATACCAAGTGGAGTGTTGAATAGAAAGGGGTACTTGAATTGAATGTCAAGTTGACTCGTTTGTGTTTGTAGTCGTTGCCATTGCAATTTTATGGTTTCGCCCCTCTTTAAGGCATTCATTAAGTTGAGCTTCACATCTCCCGTAAATAGAATGTCTCCTGTTACAGGATCGGGTAAGACCCCCAGGATCCCGTCAAAGTTACTTGCCTTACGGGGTTTGAGATAGAGGTAAATGTCTGCTACTCCTGGTCTCATTCCTACCTCATAGGGTTTGATGGTTTGTATAAACTGAATCTCTTTTAAGCGAGTTGGAATATTTCGGAGATCACTTTGGTTATAAGGCCGGCCCTTTTTAAACCCGATGAAGTTTTCAATGTATCTTCTATTCGTGCTCAATTCACCTTTAATGATCAGACTGTCAATTTCTACAAAATCTCCTTTCTGATAATTCAAGGTGGCTTTAATTTGATCTTTATCAATTTGAACGCTGTCAAGATAAACTTGAGCGAATGGATAGCCGCTGTTTTCGGCCTGGTCTAAAAGCTTTTTGAATAGTCGCTGGATCTGTTTTGTGTTGAGCGATTCTTGGAAGTAGAGTTCTTCACGAAATCCAATTATCGAGAGTGTTTCCTCAGGAATATTCCCACTGTTTAATAAGGCCCATTTGAATTTTGGTCCTGTGTAAATTTGAACTTCTACGGTATCTGAACGAAAGGGCGCAATGCTATCTATTCCTGCTGTTAGGAATCCTGCTGCTTGGAATTTATCCGTCACTGATTTTAGTTGAATCAGTGCTGTTAGTGAATCAGTGACGTCATTTAAGTAAAGAGGGGGTTCAAATGCTTCGACTATTGTATCGTAATTCAGAGCCAGAACTTTCTGGCCGCGAACTCCTGTCGCCGACGCTACTAAAGCCAATACTGCCGCACAAATTTTTATGGTATAGTTCAAGTTCAGGTATTGAATTTGCTTCCTTCCATTGATGACTTATTCAAATTTAAACGGTTTTTGTACGTTTAATTATATTTGTACCAACGAGATCTCTAGAATGAAGAAAGCAAGTATAGTACTATCCGTCCTTTTTGTCATGGCAATTGTGTTAAGCTCTTGTCGTACGCAAAAGCAAGCGTGTGCAGCTTACAGTAAAGTAGAGCAACCAAAACAGTCTCAAGATACGCCTGGTTAATGGCTTTTTGGAGTCTAGTTGAAAGTGAAGATTCATTGCATGAATTGTTAGAATCTTCCGTTGTTAAGCCTGTGTTAATTCTAAAGCACAGCTATAGGTGTGCTCTCAGCTCAATGGCTAAGAGTCGAATCGAGAAGAATGAAGATTCTAGACTTGAATACCATCTAATAGATGTAGTGAAAGATCGCGAAATTAGCAATCGCCTATCTGACCTGTTCTCTGTCAGCCATGAATCACCTCAGGCATTTCTGGTCAAAGATTCCAAGCTCATTGAGGTTAAATCTCATTTGGCTATTAAGCCACATGGATTCAGTGTGCTACTTGATTCCTTTGCAGGTCAGTGATTAAGGTCTTATTTTTAGGGAAGTACCAACTCACTTTGTATTTAATACATGCTGCAAAAGCAATTTAAAATTTCAATGTCCACCAATCACAGACCTCAAACAGAACAGAATCACTTTTAGTATTGTTACTTTTACAATTGATGCAATCCTTTCTTAAGAAAATATCGTTTCTCATTTTGGTTGTGCCTGGGTTTAACTATTCGTTTGCTCAGACGGGTGAGGCAACCATATTTGATGAAGCAGTTGTATTGTACGATAGATCGGTGTATGGAGGTGCGATACTTCATACCAACGGATGGGGTGCTCACATAACTTTTACTAAGAATAAGGGTGCCTTTAAATCACGTCTTTTACAATTTGATGTAGTGGGCATGAAGCACCCGAAAGAAGTGAAAAGCTTTAATCCTTATTATGACGACAGTCGCAGTTACATCTATGGCAAGCTGAATAATTTTTTTATCCTCAGGCCTACTATAGGCAAGAAATACCTGAAGTTTGACAAGATCCGAAAATCGGGAGTGGCTATTGGATACAATTGGCGAGTAGGACCTTCTTTAGGGTTTACCAAACCAGTTTATTTGGAGATTGGAATTCCGGGCGAAGGAGGGCAATTTAATTACGTAGACGTAATTGTAGAAAAATACGACCCGGAAAAGCATAAGCCTGAAGATATTTTTGGAAGAGCCAGCGGTTTAAGAGGGTTTAGTGAACTACGGCTAAATCCCGGTGTGCATGGTGCTTTCGGTCTCAACTTTGAATATGATCCCGAAAGAGAGGGAATCAAAGGAATTGAGGTAGGTGCTACAATTGATTTTTATCCACTTGAGGAAATAGATATTATGGCATTTGCTGATAACAAAGCGCTGTTTTTTAACTTTTACGTGGCATTGCAATTTGGTGCAAAATTTAATAAGTAATGGAGGCTTTAGCAGAGGAAAAAAGAGAAAGGGTAAAGAAGCCTAAATGGCTCAGGGTAAAGTTGCCCACAGGAGCAGAATATAAGCAAGTACGCGAGATTGTCGAAGAGCATAAGCTACACACCATTTGCGAAAGCGGAAATTGTCCCAATATGGGAGAATGCTGGGGTGCCGGTACAGCTACATTTATGATTCTCGGAAATGTCTGCACGCGCTCTTGTGGCTTTTGTGCAGTTGATACGGGAAGACCTGAGGCTGTGGATACCTTCGAGCCCGGAAGAGTTGCGCGCTCTGTGAAACTGATGGGGGTGAAGCACTGTGTAATCACTTCGGTAGATCGTGATGATCTTCCTGATGGAGGAAGCCTCATATGGGCCCAAACCGTAAGAGCCATTAGAAATCAATCTCCTGAGACGACATTAGAAACGTTGATCCCTGATTTCATGGGGAAATGGGAGAATTTACAAAACATTATAGACGTTGCTCCCGAAATCGTTTCTCACAATTTGGAAACCGTCCGCAGACTTACGAAGCAGGTCCGTATTCAGGCAAAGTATGATCGAAGTTTGGAGGTGTTGAGGAGACTTAAGCGCGGTGGGATGAAAACCAAATCAGGTGTCATGTTAGGTCTTGGTGAAACTGAGACGGAGGTGATCGAAACAATGGAGGATTTACGAAGCGTTGGAACAGATATTTTGACACTAGGGCAGTATCTGCAGCCCACTAGAAAACACTTACCCGTTGCCGAATTTATAACCCCTGAAAAATTTGCGGAGTACAAACAATTAGGTCTAGAAATGGGTTATAAATTTGTTGAGAGTGGTCCTTTAGTAAGATCCTCTTATCATGCCGAAAAGCACTTGTTTTGATTCGTAAAGAAATCAAGAATAGTTGAAATTCTAAATTAACACGGTATAGCTTTTTTGTTAAATTTACCCCACTTTAAGCTTGCGAAAAACTGTATTAAAATCAAAGAGTATGAAAATTAAAAATTTACTCATTACCCTAGGGTTAGCTTCAATTGCCGGTATTGGCTGGTATGTTGTGAATGAAGATGGGCAGGAAGCTCCCGCATACATCCCGCGTAGCGACTACAATACAGTAGCTGCTGGTGCAGAAGGGGCTTTTGAGTATTATCGATCCATCAAAGCCAATATTTACACAGGCGAAATTGAGAGTGAGGACATCTTAAAAATGCAAAAAGCATTGGAAAAGATGAATATGCCCAGAGCGAAGAACGATGAAATCGAATGGGAGTCTATGGGTCCCAATAATGTAGGAGGTAGGACTCGTGCCATTTTGCCGTTAAACGAAAACGCCAATTCTTTGTTGGCTGGTGGAGTTTCAGGAGGTGTGTTCAGAACAGATGACGCAGGTTTGAACTGGAGCCTAATCGAAAGTTTTGATCCATATTTAATAGTGTCGTCTATGGCCCAATTGGGTAATGGTGCATTATACGTAGCAACGGGTCACAGTCGAGAGCAAGCAAATGGAAGCGGAGGTTCTGGTTTTATTGGAAGAGGATTGTTCGTTTCGAATGACAATGGTACTACTTGGGAAGTTGTTTCTGATTTCGAACCATCTCCTTACAATACTAGTTCCAATTGGGCCAATATTGACGTTATAAAAGCAGACCCTGCCAATCCTGACAGATTATGGATTGGTAATAATTTCGGGTTGTATCCTTATACTCACGGTGATATGACATTAGGGGACACTCCCGAAGGAATTATTAATGGATCAAATGTCAAGGACTTAGACATATCTGCAGATGGCCAAACCATCGTTACAATAATGTCAAACAGACTCTACGTATCAAATGACGGTGGAGAGACTTTTACTCAAGCTAACTGCAACAGTTGTTTCTCAGGGTTCCCTGAAGGAGGTTTTGGAACGGCTGAAATAGCAATTTCACAAAACAATCCCGATTATATGTATGTCTCCTTGGCTCAGCCTAACGGATTTTTGCTGGGGATTTTCGCATCCGTTAATGGCGGGACCATCTGGAATACAATTGCCCCTCCCGGTCTTTCGGGTGGTGTGCTTTCACAGTTCACCCCTTTCTATAATGGTCTTTCTGCTCAAGGATGGTATGACAACATGCTTACCAGCGTTCCAAGCGATGATGTTGAGCAAGTGCTTATGGGTGGAATTCGCATGTGGAGATGGGAATTGGCAGGAACGACACCTGGTATTACCGCATGGGAGGAAGTAAACGCCAACTTTGCTTCGTTCCCGGGAGGTCCTCCTAGTCCTATTTACGTGCATTCAGATATTCACAGTGACGCTTGGGATTCTCAAGGCAGACTGTACATTGCTTGCGATGGTGGAGTTTTCCGTTCAGACAACAATGGTCAGACATGGGCTGCTTTGAATCAAAATTATACGACGACTCAATTTTATTCTATTGCCTTTAATCCTTTTGGACAAGTTTTGGGTGGCTTGCAGGACAATGGATCTCTTTGGCTAAGTCTAGAAGGTGTGAATCCAAAATTTGCTCGGCAGTTTTCTGGAGGAGATGGTTTTTCATGTGAAATTTCACAATTTCTCCCTGATTACATGTTTTCGACTCTTTACAATGGAGTTGTCTTCAGGTCTACTGATCGCGGACAGAGTGTTTTCCCGATGGAAGATCTGGCTGCTGAATCAGGTGGGGGTGGAAATGACTTCAATACAGATATTGCATTGCATGAGAATCCAAATAATGAGAATTCTGAAATATTTGTAGAGTATATCCCTGCTATAGATTCTCCTTATCTAGAGATGCTAAGCGAACCAGTAGTTACTGACGCTGGAGATACAATAATAGCTAGGATTCCTGCCAATACAGAGGTGCTCGTAGAGGCAGATAACAATGATTATCTACTAAACTACACGACTACTGAGGATGTGAATTTTTACTCTTATTACCAGAGATTCGACGAAGATGGTGAAGTTCTTGAATTTCATGACATTGCTGATACAGTATTGGTTCAAGAAAAGCCTCAATTCTTGTTAGCTGCAGCTTTGTCAAATGGAGTTTATGTTACACGCCAACCGTATAAAACGAACGGTGTACCCCGGTTTTACCAAGTAGATGATATCGTGCCTGGTTCCCCTACAAGTGTGGAGTGGTCACCTGATGGAGACCATCTATACGTTGGTTATTCGGGGGGAACGTTGATTCGCTTGAGTAACTTCAATAGCGCTTGGACAGAAGACCAGTTGGAATTCGATAGTGAAGAATCCGTAATTGAAAGAACCATTATTCATTCAGGTTCTGGTGCTATTACTGACATTGAAGTTGATTATTCTGAAGGACGCGGCGCAGACGCTAGTGAAAGAGTGGCTATTTCCGTCGGTGGATATGGAGGCTCAGGAAAGATCAGAGTTTCTGATCAAGCAGCTTCCGTTGTTGGAATAGGAACATTCGATAATGTATGGAATGTTCCAAGTGAATTCACAGGAATGCCCGCATATACAGTTATGATGGACGTAGAAGATCCTGAAATTCTTCTAGCTGGAACAGAATATGGAGTTTGGTATAGTGGTGACAGCGGTGAAACTTGGAGCGAAGCTAATAATGGAGAGATGCCTCGAGTTCCTGTTTACGACTTGCGTCAACAAAAGCGAGAAGCATGGAATGTTGCTAATAGCGGGGTAGTTTATGCTGGTACTCACGGACGCGGCGTATTCAAGTCAAGCTACCTGCTCACACCAACGAGTGTAGAAGATATTGTTGATGACGCACCAGTTCTCAATGAGTTGAAAGTATTCCCTAATCCCGTTACATCCCAAGCAAGTGTATCGTTTGATCTTGGTACTTCCGCTGATATTGAAGTTTACATCTACAGTATTGATGGAAGACTCATTGAAGCATTCCAAGAGCAACGTGTAGGAGCAGGAGTTAATCGACAAATTCAATTCGATGCTTCTGATTATTCACGAGGTCAATATATCTTACAACTTAGAGTTGGAGAGACATGGAATAGTGCAAAATTTGTAGTGACGCGCTAGACCGATATAATTATCAATTTTAGGGGTGGCTCAGAGTTTTCTGATCCACCCTTTTTTATTTCTATGAAAAAAATAAAGGTTGCGGTAAATGGTTTCGGTAGAATCGGGCGATGTTTTACCAGACGCGTCTTTGAAGCTTATTTTGACCAAATTGAGATTGTAGCGATAAACGATCCCGGATCGATAGAAGCCATCAGTCATCTTTTGAAATATGACAGCGTTCAGGGTACCTGGTCCCATGGAGTGGAATATCATCTTGATTCCCTCTTGGTGGATGATATAGCGGTACCTGTTTTCCATGAGCGATCACCTGGTGCCATTCCATGGAAGAACCTCGAACCGGATCTTATTTTAGAGAGTACCGGTAAATTCAAGACAGTTTCAGAGGCATCCGTTCATTTAGGGAATGCCGATAAGTGTCTGATCAGCTCGGTGTCTGTAGACGAAGAAGTTAAGACGATTGTGCTAGGAGCTAACGAAGACATCTTAAGACCGTCGGACCGACTAATATCCAATGCTTCATGTACCACAAATTGTGCGGCACCGTTGGTGGACATTATAGACAAAGTGCTCGGTATAGAGAGCGGCTATATCACCACGGTGCATAGTTATACAGGTGATCAGGCTTTGCATGATACGATGCATAATGATCTCAGGCGAGCAAGGGCGGCGGCTTTGTCAATTATCCCTACCACAACGGGCGCTGCAAAAGCGATAACAAAGATTTTTCCCCATCTCGAAGGACACCTGGGTGGAGCAGGGATTAGAGTCCCTGTGCCCAATGCCTCTCTAACAGATGTGACATACTCTGTTAAGAAGAAAGCAACAGCTGAAGAGATTAATGAGCTATTCCTAAACGCGAGTAAATCAGCATGGAAGAACTATCTGGAATACACGGACAAACCCTTAGTCAGT contains the following coding sequences:
- the rlmB gene encoding 23S rRNA (guanosine(2251)-2'-O)-methyltransferase RlmB, yielding MKNKEFIAYGIHPISEALNEGKPIEKVLVQKGLKGDAGYDVVNGLRKAEVPIQYVPKAKLDRITGKNHQGMIAFISPIEYQNIEWLLPDLYEKGETPLILVLDGVTDVRNFGAICRTAECAGVHAVVVPTKGSAQIGPDAIKTSAGALLQIPICRSMNLTETLNFLKSSGLRIIACHEKAELTYTDADLTTPSALVMGSEESGIQIENLATSTDQIRIALKGRTSSLNVSTATGIILFETLRQRSMS
- a CDS encoding GWxTD domain-containing protein, yielding MVRTHRLLGILGIVLIGSLFHACSSTNEVSSEEVPTSYGEAKLKIQPEVKLFHKSSDSTTVFIKFDTENMLYVRSDEEYEASVIVEIEPIPGKAETTLRPQKKTVSVPPIPKQKKGETALISTTIYLPEGNNYSLSVTMRDESSNKSSEELILTEKYGPNNRENFLLFEKGLSTPIFTDRIKNKTNYILDYEILDTEVIYVNYYNRSFPLPPPPFAYYDPKPFDYNPDDQFVLTADSGQFNFISDQEGFYHFRLDTTVKEGFTLFVSSEEFPEVQKVQNMVEPFRYLVSGKEYKSLLEAPALKVEMEKYWVDWAGDRNRARKNIKTYYGRVEIANKFFSSHLEGWMSDRGLVYIIYGEPNKIYKTGQLETWIYGEERNPLSITFRFIKVDNPFTENDYRLSREDYYKPSWYRSIESWRNGQVY
- the rmuC gene encoding DNA recombination protein RmuC, with amino-acid sequence MGAETLLLISTLVVFALAIGVFTGLHLAKRKDNSPQILKELEEHKARLLAETEKNEELKQSSREVGMSLERLRDEKERALVLISRLESEKSNVEKQIDEQRADIQTMQEKFTKDFKLIANQIFEEKTESFSRKSKESIDQLLSPLKERLVSFEKKVDETHKDSIKETSGLKTELRTLREMSAKMTEEAENLTKALRNDTKVQGNWGEMILESILEGSGLRKDEEYFLQKSFSSDEGRRFQPDVMIKLPDDKWVIVDSKVSLKAYEDFVTEEDPKVKERHLKNHLISLKNHIKGLSEKKYQEFASGKNLDFILMFVPIEPAYLTALQADHSLFNEAYDRGIVMVSPTTLIASLKIISTTWKHEYQNRNALEIAERGKLLFEKFVGFAEDFEKIGLQIDRTSATYNDAMKKLRDGRGSLVSQAKQLEELGVRANKKLSSNLIADGEDA
- a CDS encoding L,D-transpeptidase gives rise to the protein MKRPFAILLILSVLSLNFNAEATSNSMLNFLMEYLSIKYSDKEFDSFIYVAVKKQKLFLVENNEIVAEYKVSTAKKGLGNEMGSFKTPQGLHQVVEKVGEEVEPFGIIKQKVPTGEKAEPVLQAKSTNLDLITSRVLHLSGQEEGINRGGDVDSYSRGIFIHGTHEEGLIGKPASKGCIRMKNADVIDLFERIEVGTFVVILNN
- a CDS encoding BamA/TamA family outer membrane protein translates to MNYTIKICAAVLALVASATGVRGQKVLALNYDTIVEAFEPPLYLNDVTDSLTALIQLKSVTDKFQAAGFLTAGIDSIAPFRSDTVEVQIYTGPKFKWALLNSGNIPEETLSIIGFREELYFQESLNTKQIQRLFKKLLDQAENSGYPFAQVYLDSVQIDKDQIKATLNYQKGDFVEIDSLIIKGELSTNRRYIENFIGFKKGRPYNQSDLRNIPTRLKEIQFIQTIKPYEVGMRPGVADIYLYLKPRKASNFDGILGVLPDPVTGDILFTGDVKLNLMNALKRGETIKLQWQRLQTQTSQLDIQFKYPFLFNTPLGIDFKFNLYRRDTTFSQNRLNVGLEYYFPGDKRVKVFYENQGANVIGNSDFVSPDLADSQTNLFGIGAYVSDLDYRFNPRNGYYLETTAATGQKEITSQVEGEANQKSDIYNFNLDAGYFLPLFKRSALHFRMQGGMFLNENMFRNEIYRIGGLKTLRGFDEQAIFASSFAIGTIEYRFILEQNSNLFVFFDQAYYEDESTEEKLSDTPFGFGAGVNFETNAGVFSLTYALGRQFDNDVSFRGGKIHFGFISFF
- the ytxJ gene encoding bacillithiol system redox-active protein YtxJ, whose translation is MAFWSLVESEDSLHELLESSVVKPVLILKHSYRCALSSMAKSRIEKNEDSRLEYHLIDVVKDREISNRLSDLFSVSHESPQAFLVKDSKLIEVKSHLAIKPHGFSVLLDSFAGQ
- the lipA gene encoding lipoyl synthase — translated: MEALAEEKRERVKKPKWLRVKLPTGAEYKQVREIVEEHKLHTICESGNCPNMGECWGAGTATFMILGNVCTRSCGFCAVDTGRPEAVDTFEPGRVARSVKLMGVKHCVITSVDRDDLPDGGSLIWAQTVRAIRNQSPETTLETLIPDFMGKWENLQNIIDVAPEIVSHNLETVRRLTKQVRIQAKYDRSLEVLRRLKRGGMKTKSGVMLGLGETETEVIETMEDLRSVGTDILTLGQYLQPTRKHLPVAEFITPEKFAEYKQLGLEMGYKFVESGPLVRSSYHAEKHLF